The Candidatus Delongbacteria bacterium genome has a window encoding:
- a CDS encoding dihydroorotate dehydrogenase-like protein — MDLSVTYMGLKLKNPVIVGSCGLTNDVEEIKKLEKNGAAAIVLKSLFEEQILNEADSYTPPSEMVGHYPEAYDYLTNFSKDFELNKYLDFIRKCKKEVSIPVIASINCVSTEEWIHFAQEIEKAGADALELNVFVLPTELRATGAENEKFYFNLADKVKKIVKLPVSLKVSYFFSSLGNSLQRLSISGINSLVLFNRFYSPDINIETEEIVSSHILSTENEISIPLKWIGYLSSTSGCDLCASTGIHNGKGVVKALLAGASAVQIVSSLYLHGNEYISKILTDIEDWMKSKNYHTVSDFKGKLARNADQNPAAYERVQFMKYFGEYKR, encoded by the coding sequence ATTGATCTTAGTGTAACCTACATGGGTTTAAAATTAAAAAATCCTGTAATCGTAGGAAGTTGTGGACTTACAAATGATGTTGAAGAGATAAAAAAACTTGAAAAGAATGGTGCTGCTGCAATTGTACTAAAATCATTATTTGAAGAGCAAATTCTTAATGAAGCTGATAGTTATACTCCTCCATCAGAGATGGTTGGTCACTATCCTGAAGCTTATGATTATCTGACTAATTTTTCAAAAGATTTTGAGCTTAACAAATATCTTGATTTCATTAGAAAATGTAAAAAAGAAGTATCAATACCTGTAATAGCTAGTATAAACTGTGTTTCTACAGAAGAGTGGATTCATTTTGCTCAAGAAATCGAGAAGGCTGGAGCTGATGCTTTGGAGTTAAATGTTTTTGTATTACCTACAGAACTTAGAGCAACTGGAGCAGAAAATGAAAAATTTTACTTTAATTTGGCCGACAAAGTTAAAAAAATTGTAAAACTTCCTGTTTCGTTAAAAGTAAGTTATTTCTTTTCAAGTTTAGGAAATAGTCTTCAAAGGTTATCAATTTCAGGTATAAATTCATTAGTTCTATTCAATAGATTTTACTCACCAGATATTAACATTGAAACAGAAGAAATTGTTTCATCTCATATATTAAGTACTGAAAATGAGATATCGATACCTCTAAAATGGATTGGATATCTTTCTTCCACTTCTGGTTGTGATCTTTGTGCATCTACAGGTATTCACAATGGAAAGGGCGTTGTAAAAGCTTTGCTTGCTGGTGCCTCTGCTGTTCAAATTGTTTCCTCACTTTATCTTCATGGAAATGAATATATTTCAAAAATACTTACGGATATAGAAGATTGGATGAAATCAAAGAATTATCATACAGTTTCTGATTTTAAAGGTAAATTGGCAAGAAATGCAGATCAAAATCCTGCTGCTTATGAAAGAGTTCAGTTCATGAAATATTTTGGTGAATATAAGAGATAA
- a CDS encoding cyclic nucleotide-binding domain-containing protein — translation MSGEIKKRYYKYGDYIFRQGDTSDDIYFIRNGRVKLFVSDETGEVINEKIVYPEMVFGEMDFIMERKRNVSAIAIDEVEVDYLDPRSFSSLYELAMGRMLKPIIQNLASRLRFLESNYKVLPNPNDDLTAECEDYMFQLIPITSKAKFALNGHDNYYFSKIPFNIGRFSGRRSDHLFYNNDLYLQDTQPYNISLSHLSIIQMDDEIAIIDNGSSFGFYINGINIGASQSNSYFKKIKEGENIIILGKKNSELEFKLYMTRKK, via the coding sequence ATGAGTGGAGAGATAAAGAAGAGATACTATAAGTATGGGGATTATATTTTCAGGCAAGGAGATACCTCGGACGATATTTATTTTATTAGAAACGGAAGAGTTAAACTTTTTGTATCTGATGAAACTGGTGAGGTAATCAATGAAAAGATAGTATATCCTGAGATGGTTTTTGGAGAAATGGATTTTATAATGGAGAGAAAACGAAATGTTTCTGCAATAGCTATTGATGAAGTTGAAGTGGATTATCTTGACCCGAGATCTTTTTCAAGTCTTTATGAGTTAGCTATGGGAAGAATGCTAAAGCCAATAATTCAAAATCTTGCATCAAGGTTAAGATTTCTAGAATCAAATTATAAAGTTTTACCTAATCCAAATGATGATCTGACTGCTGAATGTGAAGATTATATGTTTCAACTTATACCAATTACTTCAAAAGCAAAATTTGCATTGAATGGGCATGATAATTATTATTTTTCAAAAATTCCGTTTAATATTGGTCGATTTTCTGGTAGAAGATCTGATCATCTATTTTATAATAATGATCTCTATCTGCAAGATACTCAACCCTATAATATTTCATTATCACATTTATCTATAATTCAGATGGATGATGAAATAGCAATAATAGATAATGGAAGCTCTTTTGGCTTCTACATAAACGGAATTAATATAGGTGCGTCTCAATCAAATTCATATTTTAAAAAAATAAAAGAAGGTGAGAATATAATAATATTAGGTAAAAAAAATTCGGAGCTAGAGTTCAAACTATATATGACTCGGAAAAAATAA